The DNA segment GATCAGCGAAGTTTTACCATCAATTTTAACTGGGTACCTTTCGGGCAATATAAGGTGTATGATTTCTTTATCGGTATCAAAGCCAACATCTTAAGTGATGCACTGAAATATAAAGACAGAAGTTTTACACAGCCGAATGCACCATTCTAGCATTAGATTTGATATTTGATTATAGAAATAGAATATAAATTTTATATTTGCACCCAAAATAAATTCTAATGAAAAAAATAATCAACACTGTAAATGCTCCTGCAGCAATCGGACCTTATTCACAAGCCAATATGGCAAACGGAATTTTATACATTTCGGGTCAGATTCCTGTAGATCCTGCAACAGGTAAATTGGTGGAAGGAATTGAAAAGGAAACACATCAGGTAATGAAAAATCTTGAAGCTATTCTTACGGAAGCAGGAATGACATTTAAAAATGTGGTGAAAGCAACCATTTTCCTTAAAAGTATGGATGATTTTGCAGTAATGAATGATATTTATGCATCTTATCTTGATGCAGAAAGCTTCCCGGCTCGTGAAACAGTACAGGTTTCTTGCCTGCCGAAAAATGTGGATATCGAAATTTCTATGATTGCTCATCAGGATTAATG comes from the Chryseobacterium nepalense genome and includes:
- a CDS encoding RidA family protein, encoding MKKIINTVNAPAAIGPYSQANMANGILYISGQIPVDPATGKLVEGIEKETHQVMKNLEAILTEAGMTFKNVVKATIFLKSMDDFAVMNDIYASYLDAESFPARETVQVSCLPKNVDIEISMIAHQD